One window of the Cydia amplana chromosome 26, ilCydAmpl1.1, whole genome shotgun sequence genome contains the following:
- the LOC134660233 gene encoding uncharacterized protein LOC134660233 translates to MSQKRERSINFTREEVDILIKLVEVNKHILENKKSDAVTWGQKEECWKAIELSFNAASGSTHRTSKNLRLKYEGIKRDTRKKSALIRAETYRTGGGSSTAPVLTPSESKVKDMILLSVDGMESNFDSDSLPNTVVDTQDAADLGEASSETVTKWSQWKPASFRSRKHPALCKPKPKRPFEKVADAKMQILEEEYKNKKIQWAFEEEEREYKREMWALEKKLLLKKLNE, encoded by the exons ATGTCTCAAAAACGTGAGAGGAGCATTAATTTCACGCGAGAGGAGGTTGACATTTTAATCAAACTGGTCGAAGTCAATAAACACATTCTTGAAAATAAGAAGAGTGATGCTGTAACCTGGGGCCAAAAAGAAGAATGCTGGAAAGCTATCGAGCTTTCCTTCAACGCTGCCAGTGGGAGTACACATCGCACTTCCAAAAATTTGCGGCTGAAGTATGAGGGTATCAAGCGAGATACCAGAAAAAAGTCGGCACTAATACGAGCGGAAACCTACCGCACAGGAGGAGGCTCCAGTACGGCGCCGGTTTTGACTCCCAGTGAGTCAAAAGTCAAGGATATGATTTTGCTCTCTGTTGATGGCATGGAGAGCAATTTTGACTCTGACAGTCtgccaaatacagtag TTGACACTCAGGATGCAGCTGATTTGGGGGAAGCAAGTTCCGAGACAGTTACAAAATGGTCTCAGTGGAAGCCTGCCTCATTCAGATCAAGAAAACATCCTGCTTTAT GTAAGCCGAAACCTAAGAGGCCATTCGAGAAAGTGGCCGATGCCAAAATGCAAATTTTAGAAGAagagtataaaaataaaaaaattcaatggGCTTTTGAAGAAGAGGAAAGGGAGTACAAGAGAGAAATGTGGGCCTTAGAAAAAAAGTTGTTGctgaaaaaattaaatgaatag